A part of Gramella sp. MAR_2010_147 genomic DNA contains:
- the rimK gene encoding 30S ribosomal protein S6--L-glutamate ligase — translation MKIRILSRNPRLYSTSRLVEAAKKRNHDVEVIDPIKCDLIIEKKKPTIYYKNHFLEETDAIIPRIGASVTFFGTAVVRQFEMMGTFTTTESQALVRSRDKLRSLQILSRARLGLPKTVFTNYSKDVSEILEHVGGAPVIIKLLEGTQGLGVVLAETKNAAESVIEAFNGLQARVIVQEFIKEAGGADIRAFVVDGQVVGAMKRQGKEGEFRSNLHRGGSASVIQLTDEEENAAIKAAKAMALGVAGVDMLQSSRGPLILEVNSSPGLEGIEEATGKDIAKTIIRYIERNV, via the coding sequence ATGAAGATAAGAATTCTATCAAGAAACCCTAGACTATATTCAACAAGTAGACTGGTTGAGGCAGCAAAGAAAAGAAATCACGATGTTGAAGTGATAGATCCAATAAAATGTGATCTTATCATAGAAAAGAAAAAGCCTACCATATATTATAAAAATCATTTTCTTGAAGAAACAGATGCTATTATTCCAAGAATTGGTGCCTCTGTCACTTTTTTTGGTACTGCCGTGGTTAGGCAGTTTGAAATGATGGGAACTTTTACCACTACTGAATCACAGGCGCTTGTACGAAGCAGGGATAAATTGAGGAGCCTCCAGATACTATCTAGGGCCAGGCTTGGCCTACCTAAGACGGTATTTACTAATTATTCTAAAGATGTTTCAGAAATACTGGAACATGTTGGTGGTGCGCCCGTAATAATTAAATTGCTGGAAGGTACTCAGGGTCTTGGTGTGGTACTGGCAGAAACTAAAAATGCGGCAGAATCTGTAATTGAAGCTTTTAACGGTTTGCAGGCCAGAGTAATTGTACAGGAATTTATCAAAGAAGCTGGAGGAGCCGATATTCGAGCCTTTGTAGTAGATGGCCAGGTGGTTGGCGCAATGAAAAGACAGGGAAAAGAGGGAGAATTCAGATCTAACCTGCATAGAGGTGGTTCAGCTTCTGTGATCCAGTTAACCGATGAAGAGGAAAATGCCGCAATAAAAGCTGCAAAAGCAATGGCTTTGGGAGTTGCCGGTGTAGACATGCTCCAAAGTAGTCGCGGGCCCTTGATTCTGGAAGTGAATAGTTCCCCAGGATTGGAAGGTATTGAAGAAGCCACGGGAAAAGATATTGCCAAAACCATTATTAGATATATAGAAAGAAACGTCTAG
- a CDS encoding RimK/LysX family protein — protein MEKIVIGRFDKADFPGLHLKDIAVKIDTGAYTSSIHCENIVEKDDVLHCTFLDDEHPHYNNREFVFKDYDVVFVRSSNGIIQKRYMVQSTIKLFHKVFKISLSLSDRQEMRYPVLIGRKFLTKKFIVDTELIDVSFNKKLDEDKNSIKKP, from the coding sequence ATGGAGAAAATCGTAATCGGCAGGTTTGATAAAGCAGACTTTCCTGGTTTACACCTCAAAGATATCGCCGTAAAAATCGATACCGGAGCATACACTTCATCCATACACTGTGAAAATATTGTCGAAAAAGACGATGTTCTTCATTGTACTTTTCTGGATGACGAACATCCTCACTATAACAATAGGGAATTCGTATTCAAAGATTATGATGTTGTATTTGTTCGAAGCAGTAATGGGATTATCCAGAAAAGATATATGGTTCAATCCACTATTAAATTGTTCCATAAGGTATTTAAAATTTCATTGTCTCTTTCAGACCGACAGGAAATGAGATACCCGGTATTGATCGGCAGAAAATTTTTAACCAAAAAATTTATAGTAGACACAGAGTTAATAGATGTGTCTTTTAATAAAAAATTAGATGAAGATAAGAATTCTATCAAGAAACCCTAG
- the uvrC gene encoding excinuclease ABC subunit UvrC: MEKPALEVQLKTLPNSPGVYQYFDKNGKILYVGKAKNLKKRVTSYFNKKHDSHRIGVMVKKINEIKHIVVASETDALLLENNLIKKHQPRFNVMLKDDKTYPWICIKNERFPRVFPTRKLIKDGSEYYGPFTSFKTVNTLLDLIKGLYKLRTCNYDLAEDKIRNGKYKVCLEYHLGNCLGPCEGFQAEEEYNSNIEAIRQIVKGNFKDSLQRFRNQMKTHAEKMEFEDAQRIKNKIDVLENYQSKSTVVNPKISNVDVFSVVSDEGYGYVNFLQLSHGAIIRSHTIEMKKKLDESDLELLELAIVEIRQRFNSTSTEIYVPFKVDVGEELKITVPKLGDKKKIVELSRRNAKYFRQERFKQMKIVEPDRHVNRVMAQMKEDLRLTKEPRHIECFDNSNIQGSNPVAACVVFKNGKPSKKDYRKFNIKTVEGPNDFASMEEVVFRRYRRLLNEGEDLPELIIVDGGKGQLSSGVKALEDLGLRGKIAIIGIAKRLEEIFYPGDSIPLYLDKKSETLKIIQQLRNEAHRFGITFHRNKRSKTALNTELESIQGIGEKTVIELLKHFRSLKRVKEASLNELADVVGTSKAGIVYNFYNKE, encoded by the coding sequence ATGGAAAAACCTGCTTTGGAAGTTCAATTAAAGACTTTGCCCAACAGCCCGGGAGTATATCAGTATTTTGATAAGAACGGGAAGATTCTTTATGTTGGAAAGGCAAAAAATCTTAAAAAAAGAGTTACCTCTTATTTTAATAAAAAGCATGACAGCCATCGTATAGGTGTCATGGTTAAGAAGATTAATGAGATTAAGCATATCGTGGTGGCTTCTGAAACAGATGCCCTCCTGTTGGAAAACAACCTTATAAAAAAGCATCAGCCACGCTTTAATGTGATGCTTAAAGATGATAAGACCTATCCGTGGATCTGTATCAAAAATGAAAGGTTTCCAAGAGTTTTTCCTACCAGAAAATTAATTAAAGACGGCAGTGAATATTATGGTCCATTTACAAGCTTCAAAACGGTAAATACCCTTCTGGATCTTATTAAGGGGTTGTATAAATTAAGAACCTGCAATTATGATCTGGCTGAAGATAAGATAAGGAACGGGAAGTATAAAGTTTGTCTTGAATATCACTTGGGAAATTGCCTGGGACCTTGCGAAGGATTTCAGGCGGAAGAAGAATACAACAGCAATATTGAGGCGATACGCCAGATTGTAAAAGGGAATTTTAAAGATTCTTTGCAGCGTTTTCGAAATCAGATGAAGACACATGCTGAAAAGATGGAATTTGAAGATGCTCAACGAATAAAGAATAAAATAGATGTATTAGAAAATTACCAGTCTAAGTCTACTGTAGTAAATCCAAAGATTAGTAATGTAGATGTTTTTTCTGTTGTTAGCGATGAAGGATATGGTTACGTGAATTTTTTGCAATTATCACACGGTGCCATAATTCGATCCCATACCATAGAAATGAAAAAGAAACTGGACGAGAGTGACCTTGAGCTTCTGGAATTGGCTATTGTAGAGATTCGGCAGAGATTTAATTCAACTTCAACTGAAATATACGTTCCGTTTAAGGTAGATGTTGGGGAAGAATTGAAAATTACGGTGCCTAAACTAGGGGATAAGAAAAAGATCGTGGAATTATCCCGGCGAAACGCAAAATACTTCCGCCAGGAAAGATTTAAACAGATGAAGATCGTAGAGCCAGACAGGCATGTGAACCGTGTAATGGCTCAAATGAAAGAAGATCTGAGGCTGACTAAAGAACCAAGACATATTGAATGTTTTGACAATTCTAATATACAGGGGAGCAATCCCGTTGCGGCATGTGTTGTTTTTAAAAACGGGAAACCAAGTAAGAAAGATTATCGTAAATTCAATATCAAGACCGTTGAAGGTCCAAATGATTTTGCTTCTATGGAAGAGGTGGTGTTTAGAAGATACCGCAGATTGTTAAATGAAGGTGAAGATCTGCCAGAGTTGATCATTGTGGATGGTGGTAAAGGACAATTATCCAGTGGGGTAAAGGCTTTGGAAGATTTAGGTCTTCGAGGTAAGATCGCGATTATTGGAATTGCGAAAAGGCTGGAAGAAATATTTTATCCGGGAGACTCAATTCCTTTGTACCTTGATAAAAAATCGGAAACCTTAAAGATCATTCAGCAGTTAAGAAATGAAGCTCATAGATTTGGGATCACATTTCACCGCAATAAAAGAAGCAAGACAGCGCTTAATACAGAGTTGGAATCTATTCAGGGGATAGGTGAAAAAACGGTAATTGAATTATTGAAGCATTTTAGATCACTTAAAAGAGTTAAAGAGGCTTCCTTAAATGAATTGGCAGATGTGGTGGGAACTTCAAAAGCAGGAATTGTTTATAATTTTTATAATAAAGAATAG